A window of Pirellulales bacterium genomic DNA:
CAGATCGACGTCGGAATACGGGGCGACGTCGCCGCGGCCGTAGCCGCCGAGCGCCACGAGCGCGACTTCCTCGCGATAGCGCGTCGCTTGATCGGGAAAATCCTCCAGAGCGGATTCGTAGAGGCTCAATACAACCGTGTCGAGCATCTCGGTGAGATGCGCGCAGACCTGAATCCCCGGCGAGCCTGCCTCGTGCTGCTGGCGAAGCTTATGCCGCTCGGCCGCGAGCCATTCTCTAGCCGCGACGACGCCGGGACGAAGTTTCAAAGTGCCGGACATCCGTTAGAGCGCGTCCTCGCCGGTTTCGCCGGTGCGGATGCGGATCGTGTTGGCCAGGTCAATCACGAAGATTTTGCCGTCCCCGATCTGGCCCGTTTGGGCCGTGCGCATGATCGTGTCGATCACGTTTTGCAATTGCTGGTCGGCCACGACGATCTCGATCTTGACTTTCGGCACGAAATCGACGGCGTATTCGGTGCCGCGGTACATTTCGGTGTGCCCCTTCTGCCGCCCGAAACCGCGGACTTCGCTGATGGTCATGCCCTGCACGCCATACTCGGTCAGGGCGTTCTTGACGTCTTCGAGCTTGAAGTGGCGGATGATGGCTTCGACCTTTTTCATATGAAAATATACCCCTCTTCGCCGTGCTGGCTAAGGTCAAGACCTTGGATTTCCTGCTGCTGGCTGACGCGCAGGCCGATTGTGGCGTCGAGAATCTTGAGCAAGATAAAGGTGACGACGATCGCGAAGACCCAAGTGATTGCCGTGGCGATGAGTTGTCCTTTGAGGATGTGGCCCCCTTCGATGAGCCCCAGCGGATCGCCATGATCCATGTCGCTCACGGCGCGCGTTGCGAATACTCCGGTCAGAATGGCGCCCAGCGTGCCGCCGACGCCATGCACGCCGAACACATCCAGCGAATCGTCGTAGCGAAATCTCGCCTTGAACATGGTGCAGGCGTAGAAG
This region includes:
- a CDS encoding P-II family nitrogen regulator; the encoded protein is MKKVEAIIRHFKLEDVKNALTEYGVQGMTISEVRGFGRQKGHTEMYRGTEYAVDFVPKVKIEIVVADQQLQNVIDTIMRTAQTGQIGDGKIFVIDLANTIRIRTGETGEDAL